A portion of the Fulvia fulva chromosome 1, complete sequence genome contains these proteins:
- a CDS encoding DNA-directed RNA polymerases II, IV and V subunit 12, with protein sequence MSREQYTPPSLSQGGNNNAGGSTGGGFAISGNSFEDTGKPVQYLCGDCDTKVALKKGDPIRCKECGYRVLYKERTNRMIQFEAR encoded by the exons ATGTCACGCGAACAATACACCCCACCATCCCTCTCGCAAGGCGGCAACAACAACGCCGGCGGCTCAACAGGCGGCGGCTTCGCAATCTCCGGCAACAGCTTCGAGGACACCGGCAAACCAGTCCAGTACCTCTGCGGCGACTGCGATACCAAAGTCGCGCTGAAGAAGGGAGATCCCATCAGATGCAAGGAGTGCGGATACCGTGTGCTGTACAAGGAGAGGACGAACAG GATGATCCAGTTCGAGGCAAGATGA
- a CDS encoding DNA polymerase lambda, producing the protein MREEERLLRKQQMYDDLDTLQADDDAPDTGRKTSNSKWKVSKNEKPIAVERPTAARTFARSLSDSTVSAKAQNKVIPDVLLPPSSTDPLRRTQNQLASLPTLRKTVSDFPKASAASKLNGKRKRDSFILQVPEEQRVFRNLHIFFFPNNDVHPARRMRIAKAVEHGAVWEKDWSARVSHVVLDNTMDLNHLHTFLGLEQLPDRVIVVTEQYAAECLCFKTLLDPLQARFAVKGHLPAGLKKADSTDSDASLQLKPAGKDVQVRQVKTPSMERPVEAVPATIVSTAEDAEDDAEDDAEESDRVPNTSGVPVDNDLDDAIKKARELQHVPLDDEEGEDASGRPATSEGMVSGDEEPKTGLKLLPKKKSKYHRVQDKFQCMQKHTGDRSETENSAVINILQQMAVYYGQMGDEWRIRAYRNAISSLRNHPVKVTTREQALALPNIGERLATKIEEIAFTNRLRRLDNAKAEPNDQVLQTFMGVYGAGLVQASRWVSEGYTTLDGLLQKAKLTQNQRIGIEHYTDFNSRIPREEVAEHGAVVRKALQEIDPAFEVIIGGSYRRGSKDSGDIDCIITRPNTNADHLRNVVLGQVVPQLTASGFLVASLAITSRDDGSKWHGASCLHGSVVWRRLDLLLVPADELGAALIYFTGNDIFNRSLRLLASTKGMRLNQRGLYRDVIRGPKRVKLTEGTLVEGKDEKKIFEALGVTWRPPSHRIC; encoded by the exons ATGAGGGAGGAAGAGCGTCTGCTACGCAAGCAGCAGATGTATGACGACCTCGACACACTTCAAGCCGATGACGACGCTCCAGATACAGGGCGCAAGACATCGAACTCGAAGTGGAAAGTCTCGAAGAATGAGAAGCCCATCGCAGTGGAGCGACCGACTGCAGCGCGGACATTCGCACGGTCACTGTCTGATAGCACGGTAAGCGCAAAGGCGCAGAACAAAGTCATTCCTGACGTGCTGCTTCCACCATCATCGACAGATCCACTGAGACGTACACAAAATCAGCTGGCTAGTCTACCCACGCTCAGAAAGACCGTCTCTGACTTCCCCAAAGCGTCGGCTGCATCCAAACTCAACGGTAAGCGCAAACGCGACAGTTTCATTTTGCAGGTACCCGAGGAACAGCGAGTCTTCAGGAACTTGCACATATTCTTTTTTCCGAATAACGATGTACATCCTGCACGCCGCATGAGGATTGCGAAAGCCGTGGAGCATGGCGCTGTCTGGGAAAAGGACTGGTCTGCAAGAGTCAGTCATGTCGTCTTGGATAATACAATGGACCTGAATCATCTTCATACTTTCCTCGGCTTGGAACAACTACCTGATCGTGTGATCGTGGTCACCGAGCAATACGCCGCGGAGTGTCTGTGCTTCAAGACCTTGCTGGATCCCTTGCAGGCTCGCTTTGCCGTCAAAGGCCACTTGCCGGCAGGGCTGAAGAAAGCGGATTCTACAGACTCCGACGCGTCTCTACAGCTCAAGCCGGCTGGCAAAGACGTTCAGGTCCGTCAGGTGAAGACGCCATCTATGGAGAGGCCAGTGGAAGCTGTGCCAGCAACCATAGTTTCTACAGCGGAAGATGCAGAAGACGATGCAGAAGACGATGCAGAAGAGTCAGACCGAGTGCCAAACACTTCCGGGGTGCCCGTCGACAATGACCTCGACGACGCCATCAAGAAGGCGAGAGAGCTGCAGCATGTGCCACTCGATGACGAAGAAGGAGAAGATGCCAGTGGCAGACCAGCCACTTCCGAAGGCATGGTATCAGGCGACGAGGAGCCCAAGACCGGACTGAAGCTCCTTCCGAAGAAGAAGTCCAAGTATCACCGAGTACAGGACAAGTTCCAATGCATGCAGAAGCATACGGGTGACAGATCTGAAACGGAAAATTCTGCTGTTATCAATATTCTCCAGCAAATGGCGGTCTACTACGGCCAGATGGGCGACGAATGGCGCATCAGAGCTTATCGAAATGCCATATCGAGCTTGCGCAATCACCCAGTGAAAGTCACGACTAGAGAACAGGCTCTGGCTTTGCCGAACATCGGTGAACGCTTGGCCACCAAGATCGAGGAGATTGCTTTCACAAATCGTCTGAGAAGACTGGACAACGCCAAGGCGGAACCGAACGATCAAGTGTTGCAGACATTCATGGGTGTATACGGAGCCGGGTTGGTGCAAGCCAGCCGATGGGTCAGCGAAGGTTACACGACTCTCGACGGACTGCTGCAGAAAGCCAAGCTCACGCAAAATCAGCGCATCGGCATCGAGCACTACACAGACTTTAACTCGCGTATTCCTCGAGAAGAAGTCGCAGAGCATGGTGCCGTGGTACGGAAAGCACTCCAGGAGATTGACCCTGCATTTGAGGTCATCATAGGTGGTTCATACCGCCG TGGCTCGAAGGACTCTGGAGATATCGACTGCATCATCACCCGGCCGAATACCAATGCTGACCACTTGCGAAACGTGGTTCTCGGGCAAGTGGTGCCGCAACTTACTGCAAGCGGCTTCCTCGTTGCTAGTCTTGCAATCACGTCTCGGGACGATGGGAGCAAATGGCATGGCGCTTCGTGCCTGCATGGCTCAGTTGTATGGAGACGGCTCGATCTGCTGTTAGTGCCGGCCGATGAGCTTGGTGCAGCACTGATTTACTTCACTG GGAACGACATATTCAATCGCAGCCTACGCTTATTGGCAAGCACGAAAGGGATGCGGCTGAACCAACGTGGACTTTACCGCGACGTCATAAGAGGACCGAAGCGTGTAAAGCTCACGGAGGGTACGCTTGTGGAAGGGAAAGACGAGAAGAAGATCTTCGAGGCACTTGGAGTCACTTGGCGCCCACCTAGTCACAGGATTTGTTAG